The window AACAACAAACTACATATAACGGATAATATAATTTTTACAGCCGGGGGAAGATACGAAAACGCACAGATAGAAGCGGTGTCAGTCACAGCCGCGGGAGCCGTTGAATACGATGAATCAAAAAAACACGACCTCGGAGCCGCGGACATATCACTTCTCTATAAGCCCGGACAAAAAAGCAAAGTGTTTACGAAATTCTCCACTTTGTACCGCAGCCCTTTTACTGACGAACAGGCTATTTATTCCGGCTGGGGAAATAAATTCGTCGCCGATCTGGAAGCCGAAAAAGGAAAGAGCGCGGATATAGGCTATGAAATTTATTTCATCCCGAATCTTAAGATGGCGTTAACGCTTTTCAGCATAGCTATGAAAAACGAGATCGCCTGGAACAACAGCACATCCCAAAATGAAAATCTTGATGAAACAAAACACGACGGAATTGAATTAAGCGCTTCGTGGGATATTTCAAAAAACAGCAAACTTTACGGCAACTACACACACAGCGCCGCCGAATTTACAGACGGCCAGTATAAAGGCAAAAAGCTCAGCCTGGTTCCCGCAGGTAAAGCTTTTATCGCCGCCGAGATATCGCCTGCCCGCGGCCTTGTGCTGTCAGCCAAAGCAAGTCACACGGGAAACTGTTATTTAAGCGGAGATTACAATAACGAAGTGAGCAAATTAAAAGATTATACGCTTCTGGATATATCCCTGCGTTACAAAAGTGAGAAAGCGCCTTTTTCGCTGTTTGCGGCTGTAGAAAATGCCTTGAATGAAAAATACAGCACGCTCGGTTATTACTCCTCCTGGTCGGGCACAAGCACTTACTACCCTTCCCCCGAAAGAAGCTTCAATGCCGGCGTGTCAATGACTTTTTAGCGGTTGCGGATATTTATAGTTCTTTCAAAAGTCAGCGACTTCTGATTTTTGCCGGTGCCTTTTGTGAGAGTGAATGTTTCTATTTTGACCACATATGAAGAAACATGCTTGAAATATATGCTGTCAACATAATCTTCAATAAGAGTTGAAGTGGAAGTGCCCGAGACACGATAAAGAGCGTTTCCGCTTTTGTAATATTCCATATTCACGACAGTGCTCGTGTCTTTCATAAAGGCGAATTTTACCGATTGCGAAGTAATACCTATCGCTGGGCTTATTCCGGTTACGGGGCTTGTGGACTGCCTGACGAAACGCGTGATCTCCTCGACCGCCGCGCGGCCCTTGCGCTGGATGTCTATGGAGTTCAGCGATGATGCCCATATATCAAAAGACGTCCTGAAAATTTTAATTATCCCTATTATGAGCATTCCTGAAATGGCCATAACGACGGCGAGCTCCACGATGTTCATTCCGTTATATTTATTTGCTCTCATTTAATTTTTCCTCGGCCTTGTTTATCATCCTCTTTGAGTCGGCGTGCCCGGGATCCATCTCAAGCACTTTTTTCCACTGCTTTATCGCTTTCTTATATTCACCTTTTTCATAATGCTGCACGGCGGCGTTAAAATAATTTCCCTTCACTATCTTTGTCTGATCGGAGATTTCTTCGTCACCCGATTTGGTTCCGGAATCATCTGCTTTTTCTCTTATATCTTCCGGATTTTTCTTCAAATCACTTTCGGCGGAGGGATTTATTTTTCGTTTAACGGTTATCAGCGTCGTGAACTGAGTGAATCCGCTGTAAGTGTCATACGGATACCTGTAGGCAAAACCCGCGCCTATATCATACCTACCCTCAAGAGGATATGTGAATTCCGCCGACGGAACGAAATAATATCTGTCAAAGGCAATTCGGAAAACCATATTGGACGAAAGATTAGATTCCAGGGCAAGACGGTAATCAAAACTCTCGAAATTATCGGAATCGTTGACAGCCAGTTCCGAGAAGAACAGATGCCGCCTGTTAAAAATGCTGAAAGGCAGCGACCAGCCGGCGGCGATGCTTCTGTTGAGCGGCTCGGAGCCGACAAGGCCTATTCCCGAACCCAGAAGATTTGAGATGCTGAATGAAATATCCCCTTTAGAGGTATTTTTTATCATTCCCAGATCAGCGTCCAGCGTGGAAGCGTCCGTTGAGGTTAAATAAGGATCGCCGGTGGCGTAAGTGTCGGGATTGAACTTTATGGAAAACTGCTTGAGCGCGAGGCCCGCCTGCCAGCGGTTTTTCATTTTCAGACCAAGAGCAAGCCGGTTAATATGTTCGTTATAGACGCTGTCAAAACCGAAATCGCTCATTGAAAAAGAAAGCTGTAACCGGCTCCATTCCCGTGAAGCGCTTAAGTGATAGGATGAAAATTCCTCGTCAACGCCCATGTAAGGAGTGTGATAAACAATATCCAGAGATGTCCCGTTAAAAACAGCGGGATTTTCCAGCGAATGCGCCCCGGCGAATGTGAGCTTGCCGAAACTCTGCGGCGGATCCTCAAAATAAGCAATAGCCGCAGGCGGCGCAAAAGAGTGCAGAAGCAGCAACAGGCAAACACTAATCATCCCTGTCTTTATCGTCTTCATCGCGCCACCACCACAGCTCCGGTTATTGTGCCGGCGGGAGAAACCATCTCATAAAAATAAATTCCGCCCGGCACCTTCGCGCCAGATGTCGTCTCACCCGCCCATGTGTAGCAATTCTGCCCTTCAAAAACCTTTTTGCCCGATGCCGAATACACTGCCAGCGTAAAAGGCTCCGTCGCGCCGGTAAATTCTATAAAATCATTATCTCCGGCGGCGTAGGGCGTTATGATCTTTCTCTTGGGTTTGACTCCCGAGATACTTCGGGAAACGCCCGAAAGGGGGAAGATCGCGTATTTTCCGGTCCTGTAAACTTTTGAGACAAAAACATTTCCCGTCGAGCCGGATAAAGCGGAAATGCCGGCGGCGTCGTCAAGCACTCTCCACGCTTTCCCGTCATAAAAGAAAAGTCCGAGAGAATTTTCAGACACCCCCGTTTTGTCTTCGTTTCCGTCAGCATCGTTATCAAGGAAAAACAAAGTGAGCGTGGCGGCGCTGTTAAAAACAAGATCTTCACCCGCAAGCTGTTTTATTTCGCAGGCGGATGCCGCAATCGTTGAGCCGCTGTAAGAGGGGATATCGGCATTATCTGTCAGCATGTTTAAGCGCAGCGTCTGATTTGACGAAAGAGCGCCTGCGGGTATCACAAGTTTTATATCGGGGGCGGCGGAAACTTCACCGCCGGAGGCCCCTATTGACGAAGACGGGGACGAACTCACCAGCACCGAATCGGAATAAGATATTATTCCGCCCGCGGCGGCCTGAAAAGTCCTGTCGCCGAAGTCCGTGAATATCAGGGCTTTTGAAAAAGTCTTTGTTCCTCCGTCGGAAAGAGTGAAATCATAGGAGGAAGGATAAAACTGACAGCCCGCTCCGGAAAAGGAGACGCTGACAACAGCCTCAGTCGCCACCGAAGTTTCATAATGCGGGTTGTGGCACGACACCGAAAATGTCGCCGGCACGCCTTTCACGATTGAGGCGGCTATATTTATGCGGAATTCTGTTACGGCGTCCGGGCCGTAGCGCGCCATACAGGAAGCGATGTTTGATACGGCAGATGTTGAATTATAATAATCAATTCCGTCGTATGATTTCAGCGCGAACCAGTAAGTGCATCCGGGTGTAAGGCCGCTCACCGTCGCGGATTCTGATGTACCGGGGGCGCCGGGCGCGGGCGCTGGAATATCCGCGGCCTGTTCCCACCACGCCGTTGCGTCGGCTATCGTATATGAGGCGTATTTAAGGATATAGCCGGCAACCATATCTGACTTCGGCTGATCGCAGGGAGCGGTCCACGCAAGCTCTATGACACCGGAAAGAGAGCCGGTTGACGCGGTCATATCGCTCACCTCATCCGGCGGCTGATTGTCATAATAAAAACTGACGGAGGAAATCCCGACAGTGTAGGAACTTGTTTCATTCCCGTAAGAATCTTTTGCCCGGGCCAGAATGGCATGTGTGCGGCCTGACATAAAAGTAAAAGTGGAGCAGTCAAACGACCAGACCTCTCCGGAAATTGTCGCGCTATGCCACTGCCCCGCGGGAGAAGATGTACTCACCCTGACTTCGCTCACAGTTCCATAATCGTCCACGGCGGTTCCCGAAATCTCCCAGAGCCGCCCGTAGCTTTTTAGCGGTAACGGCGGGACGGGTATCAAGATCGTCACATCGGGAGGATTGGAATCCGCCTGGGCGGCGGCGGTCGCTATATTTGAAGAGTAAGAACTATTGTTTTCTTCATCAAAAGACCATAGACGGAAATAATAGCTCGTGCCGGCCTGAAGCCCCGTCACCGTACACTGGAGCGCGCTTCCCGGAGCAAGAGAGGGAGAAGGAACGATTTTTTTCGCTGTCTGTGAGCTCAGGGATAAAGAGTAAGTGTCATAATCTATCTTGAAATTTCCCGTCAGATTCCCCGACCACGCGTTATCACCGGAGGATATCCAGCTAAGAGAAACGGCGCCCGGATCCATTCCCGTCTCTCCGGTTAAAGCGGTCACAGCGGCGGGCGGAGCCGTGTCCAGCGTTTTGGCGTAAGCGATGTTTGACGCTCCCGCCCAGTTCGGCACCTCGTCTGCGGCTCGCAGACGGAAATAATAGGTCGTGTCATGGTAGAGTCCCGTCATGGAATAGCTGACGGCAAGGCCTTTTGCGACGCTTGTTGAAAAATTTATCTTCATATTTGAGGAGAAAGCTCCCGTTGACTGCGCGAATGAGTATGTCGCGCAAGCTATCTCGTATTGACCACCGGTCAGATCATCGCCGGTGTTCCATGAGTCGCCGGGGGCGGACCACGAAAGGCGTATTTGACCGGCTGATGAACGGACAGCGGAAAGATCGTCAACCACATCAGGCGGCGTCGTGTCAAAAGGATAGGCGCTTTTTACCCCGCTCCATGTGCTTATATGGCCTGTCCAGTCTGACGAACGGATGCGGAAATAGTAAGTTGTAAAATTTATCAACCCCGCCACGGACAATGTGTTGACGGGGTGAGCTGTGGACGCCACATGCTGAAAAGCGCCGTCGCCAGATGTGGACATCTCAACGGTGTAGGATGAAATATCTATTTCCGTGTTCAAATTCCAGTTCAAAACGATATGACTGTCGCCGGGGCTGAGACCAGCCGCCCAGGTCGGTGAGGAAGGAACAATGTCCTGGGCCGGAGCAAAACGCAGGGAATTCACCGACGCGCCGGATCCCCAAGTCCCGTAAGAAAAACCGTCACTGCCTTTGATTCCGAAGTAATATGTCACGCCGGGCCTCAAGCCCGTCAGAGTTTTCGATTCAGCCCAGCCGCCTATTTTCGGCTTCCAAGCCTGCGTCCATAGAGCGGCCGAGGCGAACCCGGACTCGTCTGATATCGTGTTTGCCGGTGATGATGAATAACGCACATCATAAGAGACGCATTTTCCGAAGGTGCCGTCATTTCCCGGAGCCGTCCACTTGAGCGATATCACGCCGTCAATAGACCCGGGAAGCGCCGTGAGATTTGAAATGGAAGAAGGCGGCACGCCGCTGACATAAACGACCTGCTCATCCGCCCAGGGCCCTGTTTGCCCCGCCCCGTCAATAGCTCTGACATTCCAGAAATAAGTTGTACCCTCTACGATACCCGCGAAAATCGTGCCCGGGCTGCCGGCGATACGGCAGGGCGCGTTGTATCCCCTGAAAGGCGACGCTATGCATCCTGAAAGTGTAGAGGAAGATTTAGTGACGGTGGCTATCATCAGCGAATAATTAAGCGCGGCGGAAGGTGTAATATCATCAGCGGGCGCATCCCAGCCGAGCACAAGATAACCCGAGTTAACATCGGCGTTAAGATTGGAAGCGGCGCTCGGAGCTGCGTTTGCGACCACGCATTTGTTTTCACACAAAAATGATTTTCCGGATAAGGTGTTTGTATCCTGGCCGCAATAATATAAATCTATATCACCATCGCCGTCGTAATCCGCGAAAGCCGCGGAAGAGCCGAAACCAAGCGGGATGAGAGATTGCCCTAATTCAAACTTGGTCGTTGCGCTGCTGTACTCGTAAAAAAAAGCCCCGGCCCCTGACG is drawn from Candidatus Omnitrophota bacterium and contains these coding sequences:
- a CDS encoding tetratricopeptide repeat protein, whose amino-acid sequence is MKTIKTGMISVCLLLLLHSFAPPAAIAYFEDPPQSFGKLTFAGAHSLENPAVFNGTSLDIVYHTPYMGVDEEFSSYHLSASREWSRLQLSFSMSDFGFDSVYNEHINRLALGLKMKNRWQAGLALKQFSIKFNPDTYATGDPYLTSTDASTLDADLGMIKNTSKGDISFSISNLLGSGIGLVGSEPLNRSIAAGWSLPFSIFNRRHLFFSELAVNDSDNFESFDYRLALESNLSSNMVFRIAFDRYYFVPSAEFTYPLEGRYDIGAGFAYRYPYDTYSGFTQFTTLITVKRKINPSAESDLKKNPEDIREKADDSGTKSGDEEISDQTKIVKGNYFNAAVQHYEKGEYKKAIKQWKKVLEMDPGHADSKRMINKAEEKLNESK